In Phocoena phocoena chromosome 19, mPhoPho1.1, whole genome shotgun sequence, a genomic segment contains:
- the NUP85 gene encoding nuclear pore complex protein Nup85 isoform X2, protein MEELDGEPTVTLIPGVNSQKKQMCFDWGPGEMLVCETSFNKKEKSDMMPGCPFIHIIRKNEDVYSQILRKLFNESHGIFVGLQRIEEELTGKSRKTQLVRVSKNYRSVIRACLEEMHQLAIAGKDPASDRQFSIQVSSLSAMELIWNLCEILFIEVAPAGPLLLHLLDWVQLHVCEVDSLSADVLGSENPSKHERFWNLPGNTQTLTELELKWQHWHEGCERHLQDGTFASSPHLESLCKIMLGDEAALLEQKELLSNWYHFLVTRLLYSHPTVKPMDLHFYAQSSLDLFLGGESSPEPLDNILMAAFEFDIHQVIKECSIALSNWWFVAHLTDLLDHCKLLQSHNLYFGSNMREFLLLEYASGLFAHHSLWQLGVDYFDYCPELGRVSLELHIERIPLSTEQKALKVLRVCEQRQMTEQVRSICKILAMKAVRNNRLGSALSWSIRAKDAAFATLVSDRFLRDYCERGCFSDLDLIDNLGPAMMLSDRLTFLGKYREFHRLYGEKRFVDAASLLLSLMTSQIAPRTFWMTLLTDALPLLEQKQVIFSAEQTYELMRCLEDLTSGRPVRGEPDAQQLQDDDVETTKVEMLRLALARNLARSIIKEGSLEGS, encoded by the exons ATGGAGGAGCTAGATGGCGAGCCGACAGTCACT ttgATTCCGGGAGTGAATTCCCAGAAGAAGCAAATGTGTTTTGACTGGGGTCCAGGGGAGATGCTGGTGTGTGAAACCTCTTTCAACAAaaaag aaaaatcAGACATGATGCCAGGTTGCCCCTTTATCCATATAATCCGAAAGAATGAGGATGTTTACTCTCAAATCCTGAGAAAACTCTTCAATGAATCCCATGGGATCTTTGTGGGCCTCCAGAGAATTGAAGAAGAGTTGACTGGAAAATCTAGAAAAACTCA gtTGGTTCGAGTGAGTAAAAACTACCGATCAGTCATAAGAGCATGCCTGGAGGAAATGCACCAGCTTGCAA TTGCTGGTAAAGATCCAGCCAGTGACCGCCAGTTTAGCATCCAG GTCTCCAGTCTGTCAGCAATGGAGCTCATTTGGAACCTTTGTGagattctttttattgaagtagccCCAG CCGGCCCTCTTCTCCTTCACCTCCTTGACTGGGTCCAACTGCATGTGTGTGAAGTGGACAGTTTGTCGGCAGATGTTCTGGGCAGTGAGAATCCAAGCAAACATGAGAGATTCTGGAACTTG CCTGGTAACACTCAGACACTAACGGAGCTGGAGCTGAAGTGGCAGCACTGGCACGAGGGATGTGAGCGGCACCTCCAGGATGGCACGTTCGCCTCCAGTCCTCATCTCGAGTCTCTCTGCAAG ATCATGCTGGGAGATGAAGCTGCGCTGTTGGAGCAGAAGGAGCTTCTGAGTAACTGGTATCATTTCCTAGTGACCCGGCTCCTGTACTCTCACCCCACAGTAAAACCCATGGACCTGCACTTCTATGCCCAG TCCAGCCTTGACCTGTTTCTGGGAGGTGAGAGCAGCCCAGAACCCCTGGACAACATTTTGATGGCAGCCTTCGAGTTTGACATCCACCAGGTGATCAAGGAGTGCAG CATCGCCCTGAGCAACTGGTGGTTTGTGGCCCATCTGACAGACCTGCTGGATCACTGCAAACTCCTCCAGTCGCACAACCTCTA CTTTGGATCCAACATGAGAGAGTTCCTCTTGCTGGAATACGCCTCAGGACTCTTTGCTCATCACAG CCTGTGGCAGCTGGGGGTGGATTACTTTGACTACTGCCCTGAGCTGGGCCGAGTTTCCTTGGAGCTGCATATTGAGCGGATCCCTCTGAGCACAGAGCAGAAAGCCCTCAAGGTGCTGCGGGTTTGCGAGCAGCGGCAGATGACCGAGCAAG TTCGCAGCATTTGTAAGATCTTGGCCATGAAAGCTGTCCGCAACAATCGCCTGGGCTCCGCCCTCTCTTGGAGCATTCGAGCCAAAGATGCCGCCTTCGCCACGCTCGTCTCAGACAG GTTCCTCAGGGATTACTGTGAGCGAGGctgcttttctgatttggatctCATTGACAACCTGGGGCCAGCCATGATGCTCAGTGATCGACTGACGTTCCTGG GAAAGTACCGCGAGTTCCACCGGTTATATGGGGAGAAGCGTTTCGTTGATGCTGCTTCTCTTCTCCTGTCGTTGATGACGTCCCAGATTGCCCCCCGTACTTTCTGGATGACACTCCTAACAGATGCCTTGCCCCTTTTGGAACAGAAACAG GTGATTTTTTCAGCAGAGCAAACATACGAGCTGATGAGATGCCTGGAGGACTTGACCTCAGGAAGACCAGTGCGTGGAGAGCCTGATGCCCAGCAACTCCAG GATGATGACGTAGAGACCACCAAGGTGGAAATGCTGAGACTTGCTCTTGCACGGAATCTCGCCCGGTCAATTATAAAAGAAGGCTCATTGGAAGGTTCCTGA
- the NUP85 gene encoding nuclear pore complex protein Nup85 isoform X1 → MEELDGEPTVTLIPGVNSQKKQMCFDWGPGEMLVCETSFNKKEKSDMMPGCPFIHIIRKNEDVYSQILRKLFNESHGIFVGLQRIEEELTGKSRKTQLVRVSKNYRSVIRACLEEMHQLAIAGKDPASDRQFSIQVSSLSAMELIWNLCEILFIEVAPAGPLLLHLLDWVQLHVCEVDSLSADVLGSENPSKHERFWNLVTVLVLQGRLDEARQMLSKEANTNPTSAGMCRILGDLMRTMPVLSPGNTQTLTELELKWQHWHEGCERHLQDGTFASSPHLESLCKIMLGDEAALLEQKELLSNWYHFLVTRLLYSHPTVKPMDLHFYAQSSLDLFLGGESSPEPLDNILMAAFEFDIHQVIKECSIALSNWWFVAHLTDLLDHCKLLQSHNLYFGSNMREFLLLEYASGLFAHHSLWQLGVDYFDYCPELGRVSLELHIERIPLSTEQKALKVLRVCEQRQMTEQVRSICKILAMKAVRNNRLGSALSWSIRAKDAAFATLVSDRFLRDYCERGCFSDLDLIDNLGPAMMLSDRLTFLGKYREFHRLYGEKRFVDAASLLLSLMTSQIAPRTFWMTLLTDALPLLEQKQVIFSAEQTYELMRCLEDLTSGRPVRGEPDAQQLQDDDVETTKVEMLRLALARNLARSIIKEGSLEGS, encoded by the exons ATGGAGGAGCTAGATGGCGAGCCGACAGTCACT ttgATTCCGGGAGTGAATTCCCAGAAGAAGCAAATGTGTTTTGACTGGGGTCCAGGGGAGATGCTGGTGTGTGAAACCTCTTTCAACAAaaaag aaaaatcAGACATGATGCCAGGTTGCCCCTTTATCCATATAATCCGAAAGAATGAGGATGTTTACTCTCAAATCCTGAGAAAACTCTTCAATGAATCCCATGGGATCTTTGTGGGCCTCCAGAGAATTGAAGAAGAGTTGACTGGAAAATCTAGAAAAACTCA gtTGGTTCGAGTGAGTAAAAACTACCGATCAGTCATAAGAGCATGCCTGGAGGAAATGCACCAGCTTGCAA TTGCTGGTAAAGATCCAGCCAGTGACCGCCAGTTTAGCATCCAG GTCTCCAGTCTGTCAGCAATGGAGCTCATTTGGAACCTTTGTGagattctttttattgaagtagccCCAG CCGGCCCTCTTCTCCTTCACCTCCTTGACTGGGTCCAACTGCATGTGTGTGAAGTGGACAGTTTGTCGGCAGATGTTCTGGGCAGTGAGAATCCAAGCAAACATGAGAGATTCTGGAACTTG GTGACCGTCTTGGTGCTGCAGGGCCGGCTGGATGAGGCCCGACAGATGCTCTCCAAGGAAGCCAACACCAACCCCACCTCTGCAGGCATGTGCCGAATCCTTGGGGACCTGATGCGGACCATGCCTGTTCTCAGC CCTGGTAACACTCAGACACTAACGGAGCTGGAGCTGAAGTGGCAGCACTGGCACGAGGGATGTGAGCGGCACCTCCAGGATGGCACGTTCGCCTCCAGTCCTCATCTCGAGTCTCTCTGCAAG ATCATGCTGGGAGATGAAGCTGCGCTGTTGGAGCAGAAGGAGCTTCTGAGTAACTGGTATCATTTCCTAGTGACCCGGCTCCTGTACTCTCACCCCACAGTAAAACCCATGGACCTGCACTTCTATGCCCAG TCCAGCCTTGACCTGTTTCTGGGAGGTGAGAGCAGCCCAGAACCCCTGGACAACATTTTGATGGCAGCCTTCGAGTTTGACATCCACCAGGTGATCAAGGAGTGCAG CATCGCCCTGAGCAACTGGTGGTTTGTGGCCCATCTGACAGACCTGCTGGATCACTGCAAACTCCTCCAGTCGCACAACCTCTA CTTTGGATCCAACATGAGAGAGTTCCTCTTGCTGGAATACGCCTCAGGACTCTTTGCTCATCACAG CCTGTGGCAGCTGGGGGTGGATTACTTTGACTACTGCCCTGAGCTGGGCCGAGTTTCCTTGGAGCTGCATATTGAGCGGATCCCTCTGAGCACAGAGCAGAAAGCCCTCAAGGTGCTGCGGGTTTGCGAGCAGCGGCAGATGACCGAGCAAG TTCGCAGCATTTGTAAGATCTTGGCCATGAAAGCTGTCCGCAACAATCGCCTGGGCTCCGCCCTCTCTTGGAGCATTCGAGCCAAAGATGCCGCCTTCGCCACGCTCGTCTCAGACAG GTTCCTCAGGGATTACTGTGAGCGAGGctgcttttctgatttggatctCATTGACAACCTGGGGCCAGCCATGATGCTCAGTGATCGACTGACGTTCCTGG GAAAGTACCGCGAGTTCCACCGGTTATATGGGGAGAAGCGTTTCGTTGATGCTGCTTCTCTTCTCCTGTCGTTGATGACGTCCCAGATTGCCCCCCGTACTTTCTGGATGACACTCCTAACAGATGCCTTGCCCCTTTTGGAACAGAAACAG GTGATTTTTTCAGCAGAGCAAACATACGAGCTGATGAGATGCCTGGAGGACTTGACCTCAGGAAGACCAGTGCGTGGAGAGCCTGATGCCCAGCAACTCCAG GATGATGACGTAGAGACCACCAAGGTGGAAATGCTGAGACTTGCTCTTGCACGGAATCTCGCCCGGTCAATTATAAAAGAAGGCTCATTGGAAGGTTCCTGA